A window from Neodiprion fabricii isolate iyNeoFabr1 chromosome 2, iyNeoFabr1.1, whole genome shotgun sequence encodes these proteins:
- the LOC124174814 gene encoding probable 28S rRNA (cytosine(4447)-C(5))-methyltransferase has protein sequence MGRKAKYDEVVVPAGPGRKSKKQSDPTFPKGLIVKDASSLSHRQKQRAKKRQLKSKAQKAKLNEPKKKKMKESVIQAAKKDDNETESEESEEVASGDEHEVPEVQMPLANAEDSDASDSDAESEDSDAKDDETEDEDEEEESNLLPIEKANKKLKKKQEKERKLAAEEMQESITHQDIFTFPTAEELANPVSLQDVQQRIRDVIIVLSDFKRLRDKDRARKEYIDLLRTDLCMYFSYNDFLMEKLMQIFPMNELLEYLEASEVQRPMTIRTNSLKTRRRDLAQALINRGVNLDPIGKWTKVGLVVYSSQVPMGATPEYLAGHYILQGASSFLPVIALDPKENERVLDMCSAPGGKSSHIAALMKNTGVLFSNDVNRDRIKAVIGNFHRLGIVNSVICSYDGRKIPSIIKGFDRVLLDAPCTGTGVVAKDPGVKINKDELDVQRCCTLQRELLLAAIDSVNARSDTGGIIVYSTCSILPEENEWIVDYALKKRDVKLVPTGLDFGEEGFTNYRHHRFHPTLKLTRRFYPHTHNMDGFFVAKLKKFSNMVVKREIVEDDDATSE, from the exons ATGGGTCGTAAAGCAAAGTATGACGAAGTTGTCGTCCCAGCTGGACCGGGAAGAAAATCAAAGAAGCAAAGCGACCCGACATTCCCAAAAGGGCTCATTG TGAAAGATGCAAGTTCTTTGAGCCACCGGCAAAAGCAGAGAGCAAAAAAAAGGCAGTTAAAAAGCAAGGCTCAAAAAGCAAAGTTGAATGAAcccaaaaaaaagaaaatgaaagaatctGTAATTCAAGCAGCAAAGAAAGATGACAACGAAACT GAATCTGAGGAATCTGAAGAAGTGGCATCTGGAGATGAACACGAAGTTCCCGAAGTCCAAATGCCATTAGCAAATGCAGAAGACAGCGATGCTAGCGATAGTGATGCTGAAAGTGAAGATTCTGATGCAAAAGATGACGAGACtgaagatgaagatgaagaagaagagtcAAACCTACTTCCCATCGAGAAAGCTaacaaaaagttgaaaaagaaacaggaaaaagaaag AAAATTGGCTGCCGAGGAAATGCAAGAATCGATAACGCATCAagatatatttacatttcCTACCGCTGAGGAATTGGCAAACCCAGTCAGCTTGCAAGACGTTCAACAGCGAATCCGAGATGTGATAATAGTCTTGTCAGATTTTAAAAGACTGCGAGACAAAGACAg AGCTCGAAAGGAGTACATAGATCTGTTGCGAACTGACCTATGCATGTACTTTAGTTACAACGATTTTCTAATGGAGAAATTGATGCAAATCTTTCCTATGAATGAACTGCTCGAATATTTGGAGGCAAGCGAAGTTCAGAGGCCAATGACCATTCGTACAAACAGTCTTAAAACACGCCGTCGAGATTTGGCCCAA GCTCTGATCAACAGAGGAGTTAACTTAGACCCAATTGGGAAATGGACAAAAGTTGGGCTGGTAGTTTATTCCTCGCAAGTTCCGATGGGGGCCACACCAGAATACCTGGCAGGACACTACATCCTGCAAGGGGCGTCTAGTTTTTTACCAGTAATTGCCCTGGATCCCAAAGAGAATGAAAGGGTTTTGGACATGTGTTCAGCACCCGGTGGTAAATCCTCCCATATTGCAGCTCTGATGAAAAATACCGGAGTCTTATTTTCCAATGATGTAAATCGGGATAGGATCAAAGCGGTGATTGGAAATTTTCACAGACTCGGAATAGTGAATTCAGTTATTTGCAGTTACGACGGAAGGAAAATACCTTCT ATCATAAAAGGTTTTGATCGAGTTCTTCTCGACGCTCCTTGTACAGGCACTGGAGTTGTGGCAAAGGATCCTGGcgttaaaataaacaaagacgAACTGGACGTTCAACGTTGTTGCACATTGCAAAGAGAACTTTTATTGGCTGCCATAGACAGCGTCAATGCACGTTCCGACACCGGAGGCATCATCGTCTATTCAACATGTTCAATTCTTCCGGAGGAAAACGAGTGGATAGTTGATTATGCTTTGAAGAAACGAGACGTGAAACTTGTACCAACTGGTTTAGATTTTGGTGAGGAAGGCTTTACAAACTATCGACATCACAGGTTTCACCCGACTCTTAAATTGACCAGACGTTTCTATCCCCATACGCATAACATGGACGGATTTTTTGTTgctaaattgaaaaagttttcgaatATGGTTGTTAAGCGAGAGATTGTGGAAGATGATGACGCTACATCTGAATAA
- the LOC124174815 gene encoding vacuolar fusion protein CCZ1 homolog isoform X2, with the protein MTSKTEITLEHFYIFNGTYAKKEGEEEKKILYYYPVSTDSETQIKNIGLGEAIIKFTQSFSPGQTCDYCHTHKTRQIYFEPEPDFWMVMIVGIPYLWKTKDDTEYIEYQHDEVSSSVCQAILKQTYAMFKLFMGSFNTILNDPDCGSVLLLKHKLDHFYSRYLPSLKLNNSDILDVFQGLQFLPLDKTTFLHVQCFMNLVEAMFSQVKYTAFLYNDQLVWSGLEPQDMQVVYNYLVSTLLPAHLETELHGGSMPRNSPSPFTTSHYGKFVTGPSSINEPSGIGKLPKVFINYSTTPVSLYLVVYRALSATICLFVDSKTSLLMDLFKSLDTFLGPQLTTLVSLVAEQCSKHVSFSAESCPKYLYFNKLNLAYKSTIHLDNRRCSNVLTTPEVLRIITDINNDTKKFKEAGEIVIKTMSEYWVVGKLSNLREFFVVTQQKNANLIEIDDEVRRLCDQQLKSIFFH; encoded by the exons ATGACATCGAAGACTGAAATTACGTTggaacatttttatattttcaatggaACATACGCAAAGAAGGAAGGAGAG gaagagaaaaagattcTGTACTATTATCCAGTTTCAACGGATTCGGaaacacaaataaaaaatatcggacTTGGAGAGGCGATCATTAAATTTACCCA ATCCTTCAGCCCCGGACAAACATGTGATTACTGTCATACTCACAAAACCCGACAAATCTATTTCGAACCCGAGCCAGATTTCTGGATGGTTATG ATTGTAGGCATACCTTATCTTTGGAAGACCAAAGACGATACGGAATATATTGAGTATCAGCATGACGAAGTATCGAGCAGCGTATGTCAAGCGATCCTAAAACAAACTTACGCCATGTTCAAACTGTTCATGGGCTCTTTTAATACCATTTTAAATGACCCTGATTGCGGTTCAGTTCTTTTATTAAAACATAAACTGGATCACTTTTACTCAAGG TACCTGCCATCTCTGAAATTGAACAACAGTGACATTTTAGATGTTTTTCAAGGCTTGCAATTTTTACCATTAGACAAGACGACGTTTCTCCACGTTCAATGTTTTATGAATCTCGTCGAAGCAATGTTTTCTCAAGTAAAATACACCGCTTTCCTATACAATGATCAACTAGTCTG GAGCGGGCTGGAGCCTCAAGACATGCAAGTTGTTTACAACTATTTAGTAAGCACATTGTTACCAGCTCACCTTGAAACTGAATTACATGGTGGATCCATGCCTCGTAATTCTCCATCCCCGTTCACAACCTCGCACTACGGAAA GTTCGTAACAGGTCCTAGCAGCATTAATGAACCCAGTGGAATTGGCAAATTACCCAAAGTGTTCATAAATTATTCCACAACGCCAGTTTCCCTGTATTTAGTAGTGTATCGTGCACTGAGTGCGACGATATGTTTATTTGTGGACA GCAAGACCAGCTTGCTTATGGATCTTTTTAAAAGCCTCGACACGTTTCTCGGGCCCCAATTAACCACGCTGGTCAGTCTGGTGGCGGAACAGTGTTCAAAGCACGTGTCATTCAGCGCTGAATCATGCCCGAAGTATTTGTACTTCAACAAGCTGAATTTAGCCTATAAAAGCACGATTCATTTGGATAATAGACGCTGTTCTAACGTATTAACGACACCTGAAGTGCTACGGATAATAACtgatataaataatgatacaaaaaa ATTCAAAGAAGCTGGCGAAATCGTGATAAAAACAATGAGCGAATACTGGGTTGTTGGCAAATTATCGAActtgagagaattttttgttgttacgCAACAGAAAAATGctaatttaattgaaattgatg ATGAAGTAAGGCGACTCTGTGATCAACAATTGAAAAGTATATTCTTCCACTAG
- the LOC124174815 gene encoding vacuolar fusion protein CCZ1 homolog isoform X3: MEEKKILYYYPVSTDSETQIKNIGLGEAIIKFTHFLLIDRSFSPGQTCDYCHTHKTRQIYFEPEPDFWMVMIVGIPYLWKTKDDTEYIEYQHDEVSSSVCQAILKQTYAMFKLFMGSFNTILNDPDCGSVLLLKHKLDHFYSRYLPSLKLNNSDILDVFQGLQFLPLDKTTFLHVQCFMNLVEAMFSQVKYTAFLYNDQLVWSGLEPQDMQVVYNYLVSTLLPAHLETELHGGSMPRNSPSPFTTSHYGKFVTGPSSINEPSGIGKLPKVFINYSTTPVSLYLVVYRALSATICLFVDSKTSLLMDLFKSLDTFLGPQLTTLVSLVAEQCSKHVSFSAESCPKYLYFNKLNLAYKSTIHLDNRRCSNVLTTPEVLRIITDINNDTKKFKEAGEIVIKTMSEYWVVGKLSNLREFFVVTQQKNANLIEIDDEVRRLCDQQLKSIFFH, from the exons atg gaagagaaaaagattcTGTACTATTATCCAGTTTCAACGGATTCGGaaacacaaataaaaaatatcggacTTGGAGAGGCGATCATTAAATTTACCCA TTTTCTTTTAATCGACAGATCCTTCAGCCCCGGACAAACATGTGATTACTGTCATACTCACAAAACCCGACAAATCTATTTCGAACCCGAGCCAGATTTCTGGATGGTTATG ATTGTAGGCATACCTTATCTTTGGAAGACCAAAGACGATACGGAATATATTGAGTATCAGCATGACGAAGTATCGAGCAGCGTATGTCAAGCGATCCTAAAACAAACTTACGCCATGTTCAAACTGTTCATGGGCTCTTTTAATACCATTTTAAATGACCCTGATTGCGGTTCAGTTCTTTTATTAAAACATAAACTGGATCACTTTTACTCAAGG TACCTGCCATCTCTGAAATTGAACAACAGTGACATTTTAGATGTTTTTCAAGGCTTGCAATTTTTACCATTAGACAAGACGACGTTTCTCCACGTTCAATGTTTTATGAATCTCGTCGAAGCAATGTTTTCTCAAGTAAAATACACCGCTTTCCTATACAATGATCAACTAGTCTG GAGCGGGCTGGAGCCTCAAGACATGCAAGTTGTTTACAACTATTTAGTAAGCACATTGTTACCAGCTCACCTTGAAACTGAATTACATGGTGGATCCATGCCTCGTAATTCTCCATCCCCGTTCACAACCTCGCACTACGGAAA GTTCGTAACAGGTCCTAGCAGCATTAATGAACCCAGTGGAATTGGCAAATTACCCAAAGTGTTCATAAATTATTCCACAACGCCAGTTTCCCTGTATTTAGTAGTGTATCGTGCACTGAGTGCGACGATATGTTTATTTGTGGACA GCAAGACCAGCTTGCTTATGGATCTTTTTAAAAGCCTCGACACGTTTCTCGGGCCCCAATTAACCACGCTGGTCAGTCTGGTGGCGGAACAGTGTTCAAAGCACGTGTCATTCAGCGCTGAATCATGCCCGAAGTATTTGTACTTCAACAAGCTGAATTTAGCCTATAAAAGCACGATTCATTTGGATAATAGACGCTGTTCTAACGTATTAACGACACCTGAAGTGCTACGGATAATAACtgatataaataatgatacaaaaaa ATTCAAAGAAGCTGGCGAAATCGTGATAAAAACAATGAGCGAATACTGGGTTGTTGGCAAATTATCGAActtgagagaattttttgttgttacgCAACAGAAAAATGctaatttaattgaaattgatg ATGAAGTAAGGCGACTCTGTGATCAACAATTGAAAAGTATATTCTTCCACTAG
- the LOC124174815 gene encoding vacuolar fusion protein CCZ1 homolog isoform X1 codes for MTSKTEITLEHFYIFNGTYAKKEGEEEKKILYYYPVSTDSETQIKNIGLGEAIIKFTHFLLIDRSFSPGQTCDYCHTHKTRQIYFEPEPDFWMVMIVGIPYLWKTKDDTEYIEYQHDEVSSSVCQAILKQTYAMFKLFMGSFNTILNDPDCGSVLLLKHKLDHFYSRYLPSLKLNNSDILDVFQGLQFLPLDKTTFLHVQCFMNLVEAMFSQVKYTAFLYNDQLVWSGLEPQDMQVVYNYLVSTLLPAHLETELHGGSMPRNSPSPFTTSHYGKFVTGPSSINEPSGIGKLPKVFINYSTTPVSLYLVVYRALSATICLFVDSKTSLLMDLFKSLDTFLGPQLTTLVSLVAEQCSKHVSFSAESCPKYLYFNKLNLAYKSTIHLDNRRCSNVLTTPEVLRIITDINNDTKKFKEAGEIVIKTMSEYWVVGKLSNLREFFVVTQQKNANLIEIDDEVRRLCDQQLKSIFFH; via the exons ATGACATCGAAGACTGAAATTACGTTggaacatttttatattttcaatggaACATACGCAAAGAAGGAAGGAGAG gaagagaaaaagattcTGTACTATTATCCAGTTTCAACGGATTCGGaaacacaaataaaaaatatcggacTTGGAGAGGCGATCATTAAATTTACCCA TTTTCTTTTAATCGACAGATCCTTCAGCCCCGGACAAACATGTGATTACTGTCATACTCACAAAACCCGACAAATCTATTTCGAACCCGAGCCAGATTTCTGGATGGTTATG ATTGTAGGCATACCTTATCTTTGGAAGACCAAAGACGATACGGAATATATTGAGTATCAGCATGACGAAGTATCGAGCAGCGTATGTCAAGCGATCCTAAAACAAACTTACGCCATGTTCAAACTGTTCATGGGCTCTTTTAATACCATTTTAAATGACCCTGATTGCGGTTCAGTTCTTTTATTAAAACATAAACTGGATCACTTTTACTCAAGG TACCTGCCATCTCTGAAATTGAACAACAGTGACATTTTAGATGTTTTTCAAGGCTTGCAATTTTTACCATTAGACAAGACGACGTTTCTCCACGTTCAATGTTTTATGAATCTCGTCGAAGCAATGTTTTCTCAAGTAAAATACACCGCTTTCCTATACAATGATCAACTAGTCTG GAGCGGGCTGGAGCCTCAAGACATGCAAGTTGTTTACAACTATTTAGTAAGCACATTGTTACCAGCTCACCTTGAAACTGAATTACATGGTGGATCCATGCCTCGTAATTCTCCATCCCCGTTCACAACCTCGCACTACGGAAA GTTCGTAACAGGTCCTAGCAGCATTAATGAACCCAGTGGAATTGGCAAATTACCCAAAGTGTTCATAAATTATTCCACAACGCCAGTTTCCCTGTATTTAGTAGTGTATCGTGCACTGAGTGCGACGATATGTTTATTTGTGGACA GCAAGACCAGCTTGCTTATGGATCTTTTTAAAAGCCTCGACACGTTTCTCGGGCCCCAATTAACCACGCTGGTCAGTCTGGTGGCGGAACAGTGTTCAAAGCACGTGTCATTCAGCGCTGAATCATGCCCGAAGTATTTGTACTTCAACAAGCTGAATTTAGCCTATAAAAGCACGATTCATTTGGATAATAGACGCTGTTCTAACGTATTAACGACACCTGAAGTGCTACGGATAATAACtgatataaataatgatacaaaaaa ATTCAAAGAAGCTGGCGAAATCGTGATAAAAACAATGAGCGAATACTGGGTTGTTGGCAAATTATCGAActtgagagaattttttgttgttacgCAACAGAAAAATGctaatttaattgaaattgatg ATGAAGTAAGGCGACTCTGTGATCAACAATTGAAAAGTATATTCTTCCACTAG